A single genomic interval of Verrucomicrobiota bacterium harbors:
- a CDS encoding response regulator, producing the protein MRILIADDSPTDLAILKKMLQKDGHDVVACTDGEEAWLQYKLFKPPVIISDWIMPVMDGLELCTKIRSRKSKEYTYLILLTELNSDESHRLAIDKGVDDFLTKPMNIHSLRMRLHVAQRIIGFHEELETLRTLIPICMYCHKVRDDSDFWIQIETYFHEKQGADFSHGICPECYEKYVSKKSPEESLRPEHPHPTNESTI; encoded by the coding sequence TTGAGAATTCTAATTGCAGACGATTCGCCCACGGACCTGGCAATTTTAAAGAAGATGCTACAAAAGGATGGTCACGATGTAGTGGCTTGCACTGATGGAGAAGAGGCATGGCTACAATATAAGCTTTTCAAACCCCCGGTTATTATTAGTGACTGGATCATGCCTGTCATGGACGGCCTAGAACTATGCACAAAAATCAGAAGTAGAAAATCAAAGGAATACACTTATCTCATTCTTCTTACGGAACTTAATTCGGATGAAAGTCATAGACTTGCAATAGATAAAGGTGTTGATGACTTCTTAACAAAACCCATGAATATTCATTCTTTGAGAATGAGGCTTCATGTCGCTCAAAGAATCATAGGCTTTCACGAAGAACTCGAAACGCTTCGCACATTAATTCCCATTTGCATGTATTGCCATAAAGTGCGAGACGATAGTGATTTCTGGATCCAAATAGAAACTTACTTTCATGAAAAACAAGGAGCCGACTTTAGTCATGGTATTTGCCCGGAATGCTATGAAAAATATGTTAGTAAGAAAAGCCCTGAAGAGAGTTTAAGGCCCGAACATCCCCACCCAACAAATGAGAGCACTATATAG
- a CDS encoding glycosyltransferase family 9 protein: MKIVVARPDRIGDAVIGSSCLPAIADRYSHAELYYMVRGVMQPLFKHLDYLKSVLVYPGPGVGDYRQRVDKLCEVLKGVEPDIIIHLQPEDDLYEASAKAKISKRIGYLNHKSKLFQASWLTDFLEYNKYEGSKHESEYHFDLLKFIDVQQPNKLKGQIALSENDQERLNRKVTNKLEKNFVVINPTAFSSFLRWPVEWFAKVASWIIDEYGFQVVIIGGDREDEASLALRRLLKAYENSIFDLSGQLDLAELSCLLKSSKLHLSRNTGTSHLAAAIGCPLVDLHGRVESIYASARWAPLSDNMKVLQARGKRKWLESSKRYWQRTMKSISVAQVKQATKEILEENGLKSRR, from the coding sequence ATGAAGATAGTAGTAGCCCGACCAGACAGGATAGGTGATGCAGTGATTGGCTCTTCTTGTTTGCCTGCTATTGCAGACAGGTATTCTCACGCAGAATTGTATTATATGGTAAGGGGTGTCATGCAGCCCCTTTTTAAGCATTTAGATTATTTGAAGAGTGTTTTAGTCTATCCGGGCCCAGGAGTGGGAGATTATAGACAGCGAGTGGATAAACTTTGTGAGGTATTGAAAGGTGTTGAACCCGATATTATTATTCACCTTCAGCCTGAAGACGATCTATACGAAGCATCGGCAAAGGCAAAAATCTCAAAGAGAATTGGGTATCTTAATCATAAAAGTAAGCTTTTTCAAGCTTCATGGCTTACTGATTTCTTAGAGTATAATAAATACGAAGGATCAAAGCATGAGTCCGAATATCATTTTGACTTGTTAAAGTTTATTGATGTCCAGCAACCAAATAAGTTGAAGGGTCAGATTGCATTGTCAGAAAACGATCAAGAGCGTTTGAACCGCAAAGTAACAAATAAATTAGAAAAAAATTTTGTTGTCATAAATCCAACAGCATTTTCTTCTTTTTTGAGATGGCCTGTTGAATGGTTTGCCAAAGTGGCTTCTTGGATTATCGATGAGTATGGTTTTCAAGTAGTTATTATAGGAGGGGATAGAGAGGATGAAGCTAGTCTTGCTTTAAGAAGGCTCCTTAAAGCTTATGAAAACAGTATTTTTGATTTATCAGGTCAGTTAGATTTAGCTGAGCTTTCTTGCTTACTTAAGTCGAGTAAGCTTCATCTTTCACGCAACACCGGAACTAGCCATTTAGCTGCGGCAATAGGGTGTCCTTTAGTAGATTTACACGGAAGAGTTGAATCTATATACGCTTCTGCAAGATGGGCCCCGTTATCTGATAATATGAAAGTGCTGCAGGCCAGAGGTAAAAGAAAGTGGCTTGAAAGCTCGAAAAGGTATTGGCAAAGAACTATGAAATCTATTTCTGTAGCGCAGGTGAAACAGGCCACAAAAGAGATTTTAGAGGAGAACGGCCTGAAGAGCAGACGCTAA